In the genome of bacterium, one region contains:
- a CDS encoding glycosyltransferase produces MFFQKKKNSLFPFLNTPFLFQHERKPKIAFIHPAIGDSLGESQLYVLELAKRLKEKCDVKILSSKKINDLCTPISCIPRNQVLHESKFDMLRYFLGNFSDRPEVFIEHLTSFFPVVWELFKGKYDVILPNNDWGGLLAASAIRKITKTPIIFTEHSGLVEGGKNARRNLFFKPDKYIVYTNELKYWLKKYHPEINTSFIAKGVDFDRFNPEVEPVKINLPEPIFLASSTNLKNKRLDLIIEAVSLLEKGSVLLLCPGANTQEIAKKGERLLGKKRFKIICVPQEKIPSYYKACNVFTLPSLSEPFGLVYLEAMACNKPVVTTKDFSRIETIGDAGILCDVTDIEEYSEALQNASETDWGDLPYNQAKKFTWEICADKYYEQIKNLTN; encoded by the coding sequence ATGTTTTTTCAAAAAAAGAAAAATTCATTATTTCCCTTTCTTAACACTCCCTTTTTATTTCAGCATGAAAGAAAACCCAAAATAGCCTTTATTCATCCTGCAATAGGAGATTCTCTCGGAGAATCACAATTATACGTTCTTGAACTCGCAAAAAGATTAAAAGAAAAATGTGATGTAAAAATTCTTTCTTCGAAAAAAATAAATGACCTGTGCACTCCGATTTCCTGTATTCCAAGAAATCAGGTTTTACATGAATCAAAATTTGATATGTTAAGATACTTTCTCGGAAATTTTTCGGATAGGCCGGAAGTTTTTATAGAGCATTTAACTTCATTTTTTCCTGTTGTCTGGGAACTTTTTAAAGGGAAATATGATGTGATTCTTCCTAACAACGATTGGGGAGGACTTCTGGCAGCTTCGGCGATAAGAAAGATAACAAAAACCCCGATAATTTTTACCGAACACAGCGGGCTTGTTGAAGGCGGGAAAAATGCCCGCAGAAATCTTTTTTTTAAACCTGACAAATACATTGTTTACACAAACGAACTAAAATATTGGCTAAAAAAATATCATCCCGAAATAAATACGTCTTTTATCGCTAAAGGTGTGGATTTTGACAGATTTAACCCTGAAGTTGAGCCGGTCAAGATAAATCTTCCTGAACCAATATTTTTGGCTTCTTCAACAAATTTGAAAAATAAAAGACTTGATTTAATTATTGAAGCGGTTTCTCTTCTTGAAAAAGGAAGTGTTTTACTGCTTTGTCCCGGTGCAAATACTCAGGAAATAGCTAAAAAAGGCGAAAGACTTCTCGGGAAAAAAAGATTTAAAATAATATGCGTTCCTCAAGAAAAAATCCCGTCATACTATAAAGCATGCAATGTTTTTACACTTCCTTCTTTGTCAGAACCCTTTGGTCTTGTTTATCTTGAAGCAATGGCATGCAACAAACCCGTAGTAACAACAAAAGATTTCTCCAGAATCGAGACGATAGGCGATGCAGGAATTCTTTGTGATGTAACCGATATCGAAGAATACTCGGAAGCTTTACAAAACGCCTCTGAAACAGATTGGGGCGATCTTCCTTATAACCAGGCAAAAAAATTCACATGGGAAATCTGTGCGGATAAATACTATGAACAAATTAAAAATTTAACAAACTGA
- a CDS encoding phosphatidylglycerol lysyltransferase domain-containing protein, giving the protein MYSQINTKSGNYEKNWIKFVAVSLFILGFIDILSAWLSFDSSRLKLINHILDYQIITGSRYLVIFTGIAALILAPALYRQKRVAWYAAVITLGISGFAHIFKDADIEEAGICLILFGILLPLFKYCKVKSDPVRARRGGLILVIAVIFVLFYTILGLFIFSDKLGVDTLKYPVWSMTLDALAFNTSALKPVGLEAKFYVNSLFLINSISYLTGLIFALSPVIARRLPNINYDKYKKLTKEKSSQPVQFFALNNNYQHFYYKNEETEGLISYKVFNRVALAIGNPCFTGSLDEITSKWLNMVHEHDWIPAVYQAQCDFVEIMKQKNFNAVPIGVEAVVNLEKFTLEGKKMQQLRTGKNKAEKEGWYIRNYKKFDWNKVKNLDLKWLSVHGKKENTFAMGKSSAEYLEETKTSLLLDKEDNLLAYINNIELPQSNTLSVDLMRRDPSSPQGVMEYLFLKEILSAKENGKAFYDLGFSPLARADEVFSDNKTVSKLFELIFKKQKKYYDFQGLHMFKSKFNPEWQQSYLLYTNTLDLPMILMGLLKLNNQ; this is encoded by the coding sequence ATGTACAGTCAAATAAATACAAAATCAGGAAATTATGAAAAAAATTGGATCAAATTTGTCGCTGTTTCCTTGTTCATTTTAGGATTTATAGATATTTTATCAGCCTGGCTAAGTTTTGATTCTTCGAGATTAAAGCTTATAAATCATATTTTGGATTATCAAATTATTACAGGGTCAAGGTACCTTGTAATTTTCACCGGAATTGCAGCTTTAATTTTAGCCCCTGCTTTATATAGACAAAAAAGAGTTGCCTGGTATGCAGCAGTTATTACTCTTGGAATATCAGGGTTTGCACACATTTTTAAAGATGCTGATATTGAAGAGGCGGGAATATGTCTTATTCTTTTCGGTATTTTACTTCCGTTATTTAAATATTGCAAAGTAAAAAGCGACCCGGTTAGAGCAAGACGCGGCGGGCTTATATTGGTTATTGCCGTTATATTTGTTTTATTTTATACAATTCTTGGGCTTTTTATTTTTTCGGATAAACTTGGCGTGGATACTTTAAAATATCCGGTCTGGTCAATGACGCTGGATGCATTAGCTTTTAATACTTCAGCACTAAAACCTGTTGGGCTGGAAGCAAAGTTTTATGTAAATTCATTGTTTTTAATTAATTCAATATCTTATTTAACAGGGTTAATATTTGCGCTTTCTCCTGTAATAGCAAGGAGATTGCCAAATATAAATTATGATAAATATAAAAAACTTACCAAAGAAAAATCCTCTCAGCCGGTTCAATTTTTTGCGCTAAATAACAATTATCAGCATTTTTATTATAAAAACGAAGAAACAGAAGGATTAATAAGCTATAAAGTTTTTAATCGGGTTGCTTTAGCTATTGGAAACCCCTGTTTTACAGGATCTTTAGATGAAATAACTTCAAAATGGCTTAATATGGTTCATGAGCATGATTGGATTCCTGCTGTTTACCAGGCACAGTGTGATTTTGTGGAAATAATGAAACAAAAAAACTTTAATGCTGTTCCAATAGGAGTTGAAGCTGTTGTTAATCTCGAAAAATTTACGCTTGAGGGAAAAAAAATGCAGCAGCTCAGGACGGGAAAAAATAAAGCAGAAAAAGAAGGCTGGTATATAAGAAATTATAAGAAATTCGATTGGAATAAAGTAAAAAATCTTGATCTGAAGTGGCTTTCTGTCCATGGGAAAAAAGAAAACACTTTTGCTATGGGAAAATCTTCCGCTGAATATCTGGAAGAAACTAAAACCAGTTTACTTCTTGATAAAGAAGACAATCTCCTTGCTTATATTAATAATATTGAATTGCCTCAAAGCAATACTCTCTCTGTTGATTTAATGAGAAGAGATCCTTCTTCGCCGCAGGGAGTGATGGAATATTTATTTTTAAAGGAAATTTTATCCGCCAAAGAAAACGGAAAAGCTTTTTATGATTTGGGATTTTCTCCGCTTGCCAGAGCTGATGAAGTTTTTTCCGATAATAAAACCGTCTCAAAACTTTTTGAACTTATTTTTAAAAAACAGAAAAAATATTACGATTTTCAGGGATTGCACATGTTTAAATCAAAGTTTAATCCCGAATGGCAGCAAAGTTATTTGTTATATACAAATACTCTTGATCTTCCAATGATACTTATGGGGCTGTTAAAGCTCAATAATCAATAA
- a CDS encoding PHB depolymerase family esterase translates to MKNIKYIILLIGFFLINFIVSGNVSHANDTDMVKETINVNNEQRIFYVHLPEIYRKEDKKLPVVIIFHGTVADANKIKNYTKFNNFADKKGIITVYPEYTGNFEWDLEPAEKSKDIKFVSKMIDFMTKNYKVDKSKVYATGYSSGAEMDYLLACTLSNKIAAFAPISGNMRKSFIAECKANKPVSILLVHGTDDPYEKWDGNPAKEMISVDEILKFWKTRNKCSDSIKETVFPHKNPDESLTTAKLYENDSCKDNSEVSILKIEGGGHTWPGSPTSMRIETFLGKTNYDVEGNDIIWDFFSKHKLN, encoded by the coding sequence ATGAAAAATATAAAATATATAATTTTATTAATAGGATTTTTCCTCATAAATTTTATTGTTAGCGGCAATGTAAGTCATGCCAATGACACGGATATGGTAAAAGAAACCATAAACGTGAATAATGAGCAGCGAATTTTTTACGTTCATTTGCCTGAAATATATAGAAAAGAAGATAAAAAATTGCCTGTGGTTATTATTTTTCACGGAACCGTGGCTGATGCAAACAAAATAAAAAATTATACAAAATTCAATAATTTTGCTGATAAAAAAGGAATTATAACCGTTTATCCTGAATATACAGGGAATTTTGAATGGGATTTAGAACCCGCCGAAAAAAGTAAAGACATTAAATTTGTCAGCAAGATGATTGATTTTATGACAAAGAACTATAAAGTCGATAAGTCAAAAGTTTATGCAACAGGATATTCAAGCGGAGCAGAAATGGATTATCTTCTTGCTTGCACGTTATCCAATAAAATAGCAGCTTTTGCGCCTATTTCAGGGAATATGAGAAAATCTTTTATTGCAGAATGTAAAGCTAATAAGCCTGTTTCTATTTTATTAGTACATGGAACTGATGATCCCTACGAAAAATGGGATGGAAATCCTGCAAAAGAAATGATTTCGGTTGATGAGATATTAAAATTCTGGAAAACTCGAAATAAGTGTTCAGATTCTATAAAAGAGACTGTTTTTCCTCATAAAAATCCTGATGAAAGCTTAACTACAGCAAAATTATATGAAAATGATTCCTGTAAAGATAATTCTGAAGTTTCTATCCTTAAAATTGAAGGAGGAGGTCATACCTGGCCTGGTTCACCGACAAGTATGAGAATAGAAACCTTTCTCGGGAAAACAAATTATGACGTAGAAGGCAATGATATAATATGGGATTTTTTCAGTAAACATAAGTTAAATTAA
- the ade gene encoding adenine deaminase — translation MEIEKIIKAAKGEEIADIVIKNANIINVLSGDIHRGDVAVVNGKIVGIGKDYKGREEIDINGSYLSPSFIDGHVHLESSMVSPYEYAKAVIPSGTTTVVADPHEISNVLGLQGISFMREATRNLPLDVYMMLPSCVPATNMETSGSKLSASDLSIFIKKQWVLGIGEMMNFPGVLQNDPAVVDKIKLPVSKRVDGHAPGLSGKDLCAYISTGISSDHECISVEEAREKIRLGLYIMIREGTIAKDLDSLLPVVDSNNSRRCFFVTDDRYPHDLYDHINSMVRRAVKYGIHPLTAIQMASINTAEYFKIPNLGAIAPGYQADMLVFDNLSDFKPAMVFKKGQLVAREGKILLSENNYKLPETRGSVNVKWIEKDNFKIKAESDKIKVINITGNKLITLGSIEKANIADGYAQSDTANDILKIAIIERHKATGNIGLGFVKGLGLKSGAIASTVAHDSHNMVVIGTNDEDMYYAAVELVKSQGGKIVVENGKTLEKLPLPVAGLISDLPIEEVITKLKSLVKSTQSLGCKLDDAFMNMAFLSLPVIPDLKITDKGLIDVNKFEITSLFV, via the coding sequence ATGGAAATTGAAAAAATTATAAAAGCTGCAAAAGGTGAAGAAATTGCAGATATAGTCATAAAAAATGCAAACATAATAAATGTTTTGTCCGGTGATATTCATAGAGGCGATGTTGCTGTAGTTAACGGAAAAATAGTCGGTATTGGAAAAGATTATAAAGGCAGGGAAGAAATTGACATAAACGGCTCTTATCTCTCACCTTCTTTTATTGACGGGCATGTACACCTTGAAAGTTCTATGGTTTCCCCTTATGAGTACGCAAAAGCAGTAATCCCTTCAGGAACGACTACAGTTGTTGCTGATCCGCATGAAATATCCAATGTTCTCGGGCTTCAGGGGATTAGTTTTATGAGAGAAGCTACAAGAAATCTTCCTTTAGATGTTTATATGATGTTGCCTTCCTGTGTTCCTGCAACAAATATGGAAACATCAGGCTCAAAACTCAGCGCAAGCGATTTATCTATATTTATTAAAAAACAATGGGTGCTTGGAATCGGAGAAATGATGAACTTCCCGGGTGTTTTACAGAATGACCCTGCGGTTGTCGACAAAATAAAACTTCCTGTATCCAAAAGAGTTGACGGACATGCACCGGGTTTAAGCGGAAAAGATCTTTGTGCTTATATTTCAACAGGTATTTCATCTGATCATGAATGTATATCTGTTGAAGAAGCAAGAGAAAAAATACGACTCGGTCTTTACATAATGATTAGAGAAGGAACAATTGCAAAAGACCTTGATAGTCTTCTTCCTGTGGTTGATTCAAATAATTCAAGAAGATGTTTCTTTGTAACCGATGACAGATATCCGCATGATTTATATGATCATATAAATTCAATGGTAAGAAGGGCTGTTAAATATGGGATTCACCCGCTTACAGCTATTCAAATGGCTTCAATCAATACTGCGGAATACTTTAAAATCCCGAATTTAGGTGCAATAGCTCCCGGTTATCAGGCAGATATGCTCGTTTTTGATAATTTATCAGATTTTAAACCAGCAATGGTATTTAAAAAAGGTCAATTAGTTGCCAGAGAAGGAAAAATTCTTCTTTCGGAAAATAATTACAAACTTCCCGAAACAAGGGGTTCTGTAAACGTAAAATGGATTGAAAAAGACAACTTTAAAATAAAAGCAGAGTCTGACAAAATTAAAGTTATAAATATTACGGGAAACAAGCTTATTACGCTCGGAAGTATAGAAAAAGCAAATATTGCAGATGGTTATGCTCAAAGCGATACCGCAAATGATATTTTAAAAATAGCAATTATAGAAAGACACAAAGCTACCGGGAATATAGGATTGGGTTTTGTAAAAGGTCTAGGCTTGAAAAGTGGTGCTATAGCTTCAACAGTAGCCCATGACTCGCATAATATGGTTGTAATAGGAACAAACGATGAAGATATGTATTATGCAGCCGTTGAACTCGTAAAATCACAGGGCGGAAAAATTGTTGTAGAAAATGGAAAAACTCTTGAAAAACTTCCGCTTCCTGTTGCAGGCCTAATTTCTGATTTGCCGATTGAAGAGGTTATAACAAAACTTAAAAGCCTTGTAAAATCAACACAAAGCCTTGGCTGCAAGCTTGATGATGCTTTTATGAACATGGCTTTTCTTTCCTTGCCGGTAATCCCTGATTTAAAAATTACAGATAAGGGCTTAATTGACGTAAATAAATTTGAAATTACGTCTTTGTTTGTTTAA
- the fliD gene encoding flagellar filament capping protein FliD, translating to MTSSITFAGSGSGLPVSDWITAMVASERAPVDALYTKKDTYNATKTALSSIQSDFSALRTSIQKLTDGNIASSFDLFASRTATSSDTNISTVTAANNTSVQKVTLSVDNLATATKATSSDLSKSIDGTELFTAAANKQGTLTATRDDGTVYGNFSIYVNGAKNEFTIEKTDTLNTIVKKINDKFDQNSDGDYSDNNVKASIVDGKMHIDYNNTAVTKLTLGSNSDTTNFFNIMQLSTASSTDNGDGTSGFASLSKINKINLGGTIVGNTANLNVDSADPVTAGTFKIGGTEFTIDSKTSLATLISKINSSDKAGVTAQIDTKTNKLVLTSKTPGKTAINFENGTSNFLTKIGLITATGDSTASQTLGENAKIHINGAATALEVNSNTVTGDVSGIPGLTINLKKTTLSKATDGSTIDTPIDINIDQNTDGIKTALNDFISKYNQVLNDVSTQTGTGQALHGEYSIVSLKNSLRSMASGQIKGLSAYDSLSMIGISTGSVGKSAKDTSSTFSLDSAKLLTALQDNPSEVKALLIGDKTAGITGVFQQLQTKLNSALDPVSGFFSSKSDSINTLISNTDKSITKGEDRITAYKALITKQFSDMDTYISKMQQSSSALSSIK from the coding sequence ATGACTAGTTCTATAACATTTGCAGGATCGGGATCGGGATTACCGGTAAGTGACTGGATTACAGCAATGGTTGCTTCAGAAAGAGCTCCTGTTGATGCTTTATATACAAAAAAAGATACTTATAACGCAACAAAAACTGCTTTAAGTTCTATTCAATCAGATTTTTCAGCTTTAAGAACATCTATTCAAAAATTAACCGATGGAAATATTGCATCAAGTTTTGATCTTTTTGCTTCCAGAACTGCTACAAGTTCTGATACAAATATTTCTACGGTAACTGCAGCTAATAATACTTCTGTCCAAAAAGTTACTTTATCTGTGGATAATCTTGCTACCGCGACAAAAGCAACAAGCAGTGATTTGTCAAAGTCCATTGACGGAACAGAATTATTTACCGCGGCTGCAAACAAACAGGGTACTTTAACAGCAACACGTGATGACGGAACGGTTTATGGCAATTTTAGCATTTACGTAAACGGGGCTAAAAATGAATTTACAATAGAAAAAACTGATACGTTAAATACTATTGTCAAAAAAATAAATGATAAATTTGATCAGAACAGTGATGGCGATTATAGTGATAACAACGTAAAAGCTTCTATTGTAGACGGGAAGATGCATATTGATTACAACAATACTGCTGTTACCAAATTAACTTTAGGAAGCAACTCTGATACAACAAACTTTTTCAATATAATGCAGCTTTCAACCGCTTCTTCAACAGATAATGGTGATGGAACATCCGGTTTTGCAAGTCTTTCAAAAATTAACAAAATAAATCTGGGCGGAACAATTGTAGGGAATACTGCAAATCTTAATGTGGACAGTGCTGATCCGGTAACGGCAGGAACTTTTAAAATAGGCGGAACGGAATTTACAATAGATAGTAAAACTTCTCTTGCAACACTTATAAGCAAAATAAACAGCTCTGATAAAGCAGGAGTGACAGCCCAAATTGATACCAAAACAAATAAACTTGTTTTAACGTCAAAAACCCCCGGCAAAACAGCAATTAATTTTGAAAACGGAACCAGTAATTTTCTTACAAAAATAGGATTAATTACTGCTACCGGAGATTCTACAGCTTCTCAAACCCTGGGAGAAAATGCAAAAATTCATATAAATGGTGCTGCGACAGCTCTGGAAGTTAATTCAAATACTGTAACAGGAGATGTAAGCGGTATCCCAGGTTTGACCATAAACCTTAAAAAAACAACTCTCAGCAAAGCAACCGACGGATCAACCATAGATACTCCGATAGATATAAATATTGATCAAAATACAGATGGAATAAAAACTGCTTTAAATGATTTTATCTCCAAATATAATCAGGTACTTAATGATGTGTCTACACAAACAGGAACAGGTCAGGCTCTCCATGGAGAATATTCTATTGTAAGTCTTAAAAACTCTTTAAGATCAATGGCTTCCGGTCAAATAAAAGGTCTTTCAGCTTACGATAGTTTGTCAATGATAGGTATATCAACAGGTTCTGTAGGAAAAAGCGCTAAAGATACATCAAGTACTTTTTCTCTTGACAGCGCTAAACTTCTTACGGCTCTTCAGGATAATCCTTCCGAAGTTAAAGCCCTGCTTATCGGGGATAAAACAGCCGGAATTACAGGGGTTTTCCAGCAACTTCAAACTAAACTTAACAGCGCTCTTGATCCTGTAAGCGGTTTTTTTAGTTCAAAAAGTGATTCTATAAATACTTTAATTTCTAATACTGATAAATCAATTACAAAAGGAGAAGACCGTATTACCGCATATAAAGCTTTAATTACAAAACAGTTTTCTGATATGGATACATATATAAGCAAAATGCAGCAGTCAAGTTCTGCACTTTCTTCTATAAAATAG
- a CDS encoding ATP-binding protein has protein sequence MNDILNYIKKQDEKSEFLNLNSQNKLIIFGSILSSIFVVITAWFVINNTQKTILDSYHNFGSMLTKTLSIESSTLISDLSSTKGLKKLKEHTEQIIANSEDIAYVVYRDQLGNIIYSSKQNNPAFENTENKTTIEVSQPLTLKTAYSKEVIGSIQVGLSRYTMNIVGKATRNLMLIIFTIAWVLSIAAVLINTLLITRQIKLLSEGVRKISTGEFGYKITSKDLWGDIKQLFESFNTMSSRLRTYEEKNIDQLTYERNKMEAVLMSIANGVVVCDNSDQIILVNNAAQKMLKVNIKEIIKTKITEYYDTNGELCFKSKIKEFKDTPYEGNKAKNLECQIKMNGRIVKTIISPIFTLHEEYIGYIIILHDVTKEAEIDNIKNTFISNVSHELRTPVTILRTYIDTLYNCGEKLDEKTKGDFLSIINHESDRLNNMVNDILDFSKLESPNVALEKDLVDIGPIIEITVKSMKVLAEEKNVSFSIIIEPDIPQVMINPENIERVLKNLISNSIKYSHKNSRVKIRAEIDRTGDYLQVSIEDNGIGIPEEHLGKIFDRFYRIETKVHSVKGTGLGLHLVKIAIEKHHGGKVFVESKLNEGSTFGFKIPLSPVEEEKETISS, from the coding sequence ATGAACGATATACTTAATTATATTAAAAAACAGGACGAAAAATCAGAATTTTTGAATTTGAATTCTCAAAATAAGCTGATTATTTTCGGCTCGATTTTAAGTTCGATTTTTGTTGTAATTACAGCCTGGTTCGTTATAAATAATACACAAAAAACAATTCTGGACAGCTATCATAATTTTGGCTCGATGCTTACAAAAACTCTTTCAATCGAAAGTTCAACTCTTATTTCGGATTTATCAAGCACTAAAGGTTTAAAAAAACTTAAAGAACATACCGAACAAATAATAGCGAACAGCGAAGACATTGCTTATGTTGTTTACAGGGATCAACTTGGAAACATTATTTATTCCAGCAAACAAAATAATCCTGCTTTTGAAAACACTGAAAACAAAACAACTATAGAAGTAAGTCAGCCGCTTACTTTAAAAACAGCTTACTCAAAAGAAGTTATTGGCTCAATTCAAGTCGGCTTAAGCAGATACACTATGAACATAGTGGGAAAAGCGACCAGAAACCTGATGCTGATTATTTTTACCATAGCATGGGTGCTTTCCATAGCAGCCGTCTTAATAAACACTTTGCTTATAACAAGGCAGATAAAGCTTCTTTCTGAAGGAGTAAGAAAGATTTCAACGGGAGAATTTGGGTATAAAATTACATCAAAAGATCTTTGGGGAGATATAAAACAGCTTTTTGAATCTTTTAATACAATGTCCTCAAGGCTTAGAACTTATGAAGAAAAAAATATTGACCAGCTGACTTATGAAAGAAACAAAATGGAAGCTGTTTTGATGAGTATTGCAAATGGTGTAGTAGTTTGTGATAATTCAGACCAAATAATTCTTGTAAATAATGCCGCACAAAAAATGCTTAAAGTTAACATAAAAGAAATTATAAAAACAAAAATAACGGAATATTATGATACAAACGGCGAATTATGCTTTAAATCCAAAATTAAAGAATTTAAAGATACTCCGTACGAAGGGAATAAAGCCAAAAATCTTGAATGCCAGATAAAAATGAACGGAAGAATTGTAAAAACAATTATTTCCCCTATATTTACCCTTCATGAAGAATACATAGGTTATATTATTATACTTCATGATGTAACAAAAGAGGCCGAGATTGATAATATTAAAAATACTTTTATTTCAAACGTCAGCCATGAATTAAGAACTCCGGTTACAATCTTGAGAACTTATATAGATACTCTCTACAACTGCGGAGAAAAATTGGATGAGAAAACAAAAGGGGATTTTCTTTCCATAATAAATCATGAGTCAGACAGATTAAATAATATGGTAAATGATATTCTTGATTTTTCAAAGCTGGAATCGCCAAATGTCGCTCTTGAAAAGGATTTGGTTGATATAGGTCCGATTATAGAAATTACGGTTAAATCAATGAAAGTTCTGGCAGAAGAAAAAAATGTTTCTTTCTCTATAATTATTGAGCCTGATATCCCGCAGGTAATGATAAATCCTGAAAATATAGAAAGAGTGTTGAAAAACCTTATTTCGAATTCTATTAAGTATTCTCATAAAAACAGCAGGGTTAAAATAAGAGCAGAAATCGATCGCACAGGGGATTATTTACAAGTTTCCATCGAAGATAACGGCATCGGAATACCGGAAGAGCATCTCGGAAAGATTTTTGACAGGTTTTACAGAATAGAAACAAAAGTTCACTCGGTAAAAGGCACAGGCTTGGGCTTGCATCTTGTAAAAATTGCTATAGAAAAACATCATGGCGGCAAAGTTTTTGTTGAAAGCAAATTGAACGAAGGAAGCACTTTCGGGTTTAAAATTCCTCTTAGTCCTGTAGAAGAAGAAAAAGAAACCATTTCTTCTTGA
- a CDS encoding GTPase domain-containing protein: MVLVNYADRKLTCKVVYYGTGESGKTSNLIYIYNTLDSAIRSEMTCLEGLNERTLFFDFLSINLGDVKGFNTTFSLYTSPGQMQYNAARKIILNGVDGIVFVANSSKAERENNIQSFNNMIQNLKEYNLNLNNIPIILQYNKRDLDDVLSFEELEKDLNQAGYPSFESVAIQGQGVFATLKSVSNSILANLQ; this comes from the coding sequence GTGGTTCTTGTTAATTATGCTGACCGCAAACTGACCTGCAAAGTCGTGTATTACGGCACGGGAGAGAGCGGAAAAACCAGCAACCTTATATATATTTACAATACACTTGATTCTGCAATCAGGTCAGAAATGACATGCCTTGAAGGACTAAACGAAAGGACACTTTTCTTTGATTTTTTATCAATTAACCTGGGCGATGTAAAAGGTTTTAATACGACATTCAGTCTTTATACTTCACCGGGGCAAATGCAGTATAATGCGGCAAGAAAAATCATTCTAAACGGCGTAGACGGTATTGTTTTTGTGGCAAATTCTTCAAAAGCAGAAAGAGAAAACAACATTCAGAGTTTTAACAACATGATTCAAAATTTAAAAGAATATAATCTTAACTTAAATAATATTCCTATAATTTTGCAATATAATAAACGCGATTTAGATGATGTATTAAGCTTTGAAGAGCTTGAAAAAGATCTGAATCAAGCGGGATATCCGAGTTTTGAATCCGTTGCCATTCAGGGACAAGGAGTTTTCGCTACATTAAAATCCGTCAGCAATTCTATTCTTGCTAACTTACAATAA
- a CDS encoding peroxiredoxin has translation MQETCCNNYDEILEICTCPRLGEPAPDFEAETSHGKIKFSEFNKGHWVVLFSHPADFTPVCTTEFIGFAQKQQEFEKRNVKLMGLSIDSVYSHIEWVRQIEESFEVKINFPVIADLGFEVSRLYAMIHPAISTVHAIRTVYIIDPEGILKMSIAYPSSVGRSIDEIIRIIDALQLVDEKKVATPANWKPGDNVIVPPPRTTEDAEQRIHEKHEECSSWYLCKTKA, from the coding sequence ATGCAGGAAACATGTTGTAATAATTATGATGAAATTTTAGAAATTTGTACCTGTCCTCGATTAGGCGAACCCGCCCCTGATTTTGAAGCTGAAACCTCGCATGGAAAAATCAAATTTTCTGAATTTAACAAAGGGCACTGGGTGGTTTTATTTTCCCATCCGGCTGATTTTACCCCTGTTTGCACTACAGAATTTATTGGTTTTGCCCAAAAACAGCAGGAGTTTGAAAAAAGAAACGTCAAGCTTATGGGATTAAGTATTGACAGTGTTTATTCCCATATTGAATGGGTAAGGCAAATAGAAGAAAGCTTTGAAGTTAAAATCAATTTTCCGGTTATTGCAGATTTAGGCTTTGAGGTTTCCCGCCTTTATGCGATGATTCATCCTGCAATAAGTACTGTTCATGCCATAAGAACCGTTTATATTATAGACCCTGAAGGAATTTTAAAAATGTCTATTGCTTATCCTTCCAGCGTGGGAAGAAGTATAGACGAAATTATAAGAATTATAGATGCACTTCAACTTGTCGATGAAAAGAAAGTTGCCACTCCCGCCAACTGGAAACCGGGAGACAATGTAATAGTTCCTCCCCCGAGAACCACTGAAGATGCGGAACAAAGAATTCATGAAAAACATGAAGAATGTTCCAGCTGGTATTTATGCAAAACCAAGGCTTAA